Proteins from a genomic interval of Narcine bancroftii isolate sNarBan1 chromosome 12, sNarBan1.hap1, whole genome shotgun sequence:
- the LOC138746519 gene encoding actin-related protein 2/3 complex subunit 1B-A-like has translation MSYHSFLLEPISSHAWNKDKTQIALCPNNHEVHIYKKEGSKWNRIHELKEHSGHVTGISWAPESNRIVTCGTDRNAYVWSLKGNVWKPTLVILRINRAARCVKWSPKENKFAVGSGSRLISICYFEKENDWWVCKHIKKPIRSTILSLDWHPNNILLAAGSSDFKCRVFSAYIKEVEEKPSPTPWGSKMPFGELLFESSGTGGWVHGVCFSDSGDRVGWVSHDSTVSVTDANKKTVIASVNTESLPLLTVTFITENSLIAAGHDCYPVLFTYNSTQDKVTFGKKLDIPKQNVQREMSALAKFRNLDKNAMANDNITLNTLHKNSISQISNLEGGKKNCTKFCTTGMDGGMTIWDLKTLEAELKDLKIA, from the exons AAATTGCGTTGTGTCCCAACAATCATGAGGTTCACATTTACAAGAAAGAGGGGTCCAAGTGGAACAGGATTCATGAGCTGAAGGAGCATAGTGGACATGTGACAG GGATAAGCTGGGCTCCAGAAAGCAATCGAATCGTGACCTGTGGAACTGATCGTAATGCCTACGTCTGGTCCCTGAAAGGCAATGTTTGGAAGCCAACTCTTGTCATCCTAAGAATCAATCGTGCTGCCAGATGTGTCAAGTGGTCGCCAAAGGAAAATAAGTTTGCGGTAGGCAGTGGATCCCGGCTCATTTCAATCTGctactttgagaaggagaatgaTTG gtGGGTTTGCAAACATATTAAGAAACCAATTCGTTCCACTATACTGAGTCTAGATTGGCACCCCAATAACATTCTGTTAGCTGCTGGTTCTTCTGACTTCAAGTGCAG GGTTTTCTCTGCCTACATAAAGGAAGTGGAGGAGAAACCCTCACCCACTCCATGGGGTTCAAAGATGCCATTTGGAGAACTGCTGTTTGAGTCCAGTGGGACTGGAGGCTGGGTTCATGGAGTCTGTTTCTCTGACAGTGGGGACCGCGTGGGCTGGGTCAGCCACGACAGCACTGTTTCTGTCACTGATGCCAACAAGAAGACTGT GATTGCTTCAGTGAACACAGAGTCTCTACCTCTCCTGACTGTTACCTTTATCACAGAGAACAGTTTAATAGCAGCA GGTCACGATTGTTACCCTGTGCTGTTTACTTACAACAGTACCCAAGATAAGGTGACGTTTGGCAAGAAGCTGGATATTCCCAAGCAGAATGTACAGCGTGAAATGTCAGCTCTGGCAAAGTTCAGAAACTTGGATAAAAATGCCATGGCCAATGACAACATCACATTGAATACTCTCCATAAGAACAGCATCAG CCAAATATCCAATCTTGAGGGTGGAAAGAAGAATTGCACCAAGTTTTGCACCACTGGCATGGATGGAGGAATGACAATTTGGGATTTAAAG ACCCTGGAGGCCGAATTGAAAGATTTAAAGATTGCCTGA